Within Sinorhizobium sp. RAC02, the genomic segment AACGTTGCCAATCGCTTGCGCGTCTACCCCTCGATCGAGGTGGTGATTGCCGGCGGCGTCGTGCGCGGTGCGGACGGTGGCATCGTCGGCGAGGCGGCGGTCGACTTCATCCGGCAGTTCAAGGTGGATTACGCGGTGATCGGCGTTTCGGCGATCGACGAGGACGGCGCGCTGCTCGACTTCGACTATCGCGAGGTGAAGGTGGCGCAGGCGATCATCGCGAATGCGCGCCATGTCATCCTGGTTTCGGATTCGACGAAATTCGAAAGGACCGCGCCGGTGCGCATCGGCCACCTGTCGCAGGTCCATACCTTCATCACCGATACCTGTCCCTTCGAGGGCATTCGCGACATTTGCCAGGAGCATGACGTGCGCCTGATCGAAACGTCTTCGCAGGGATGAGACCACAAAAGCAGCATTAGTCTTACATTCGTTTGACATTCGAAATGTTTTCGTTTTAACTCCTCATGCTTTCGCAACTGCGCAGAATTGTGCAATGCGAAATGGGAGGGGAACTTGGACGGCAACGTGATCCGCGATATTTTTGTTATCGGTGGCGGCATCAATGGCTGCGGCATTGCACGCGATGCTGCGGGCCGTGGGTATTCGGTCGTGCTTGCCGAGATGAAGGACTTTGCGTCCGGTACGTCTTCCGCCTCGACCAAGCTCATTCATGGCGGCCTGCGCTATCTCGAACATTATGAATTCCGTCTGGTGCGCGAAGCGTTGATGGAGCGCGAAGTGCTCTGGGCCATGGCGCCGAACGTCATCTGGCCGATGCGTTTCGTGCTGCCGTTCCAGAAGGGCGGGCCGCGTCCGGCCTGGCTCATCCGCCTCGGCCTGTTCCTCTATGACTATATCGGTGGCCGCAAGCTTTTGCCGGCAACCCGCACGGTGGACCTCGCGAAGGACCCCGCCGGTGGCCCGCTCAAGAAACTCTTCCGCAAGGCCTTCGAATATTCCGACGGCTGGGTCGATGATGCCCGCCTCGTCGTGCTGAATGCGCGTGACGCCGCCGATCGCGGCGCCGACATCCGCACCGGCACCAAGGTCGTGACCGCGCGTCGCGAAAACGGCCACTGGAATGTCGAGACGGAGAATGTCGAGACCGGCACCCGCGAGACGTTTCGCGCCCGCATGCTGGTCAACGCGGCCGGTCCCTGGGTGGACAAGGTTCTCTCCTCCGCCTTCGGCCGCAACGATGTGCACAATGTCCGCCTCGTGCAGGGCAGCCATATCGTCGTGAAGAAGAAATTCTCCGATCCGCGCGCCTACTTCTTCCAGAACCCGGATGGGCGTATCATCTTCGCCATTCCCTATCAGGAAGAGTTCACGCTGATCGGCACGACCGACCGGGACTATCAGGGCGATCCCCGAGATGTTCGAATCAGCGACGCGGAAATCGACTATCTTTGTGCTTCGGCGAGCGAATATTTCGCCGAGCCGGTGACGCGCGAGGATATCGTCTGGACCTATTCCGGCGTGCGTCCGCTCTTCGACGACGGCGCCAGCAAGGCGCAGGAAGCCACGCGTGATTACGTGCTGAAGATCGAGGGTGGCGATGGCCAGGCGCCGTTGCTCAACATCTTTGGCGGCAAGCTCACCACCTACCGGCGTCTCGCCGAATCGGCGCTGGAGAAGATTTCGGAATCGATCGGCGCGAAGGGCGACCGTTGGACCGCGCAGTCCCGGCTGCCCGGCGGGGACTTCAAGGTCGATGGTTTCGATGCCGAGGTGAAGGCACTTTCATCGCGTTTTGCCTTTCTGGCGCCCGCCCATGCCCGCCGGCTTGTCCGGCTCTACGGTACAAGGGCGATGGCAATGCTGGACGGTGCGAAGACGATCGACGATCTTGGACGGCATTTCGGCAGCGACCTTTACGAGTGCGAAGTGCGCTGGTTGATGAAGGAAGAATGGGCCCGGCACGCGGAGGACGTGCTGTGGCGGCGGACCAAACGCGGATTGCATCTCTCGGCTGCGGAAGCGGCTGCGCTAGAGGACTATATGGTGGCCGCGCAGGCGGCTCCCCACTAGCGCCCTTTATCCGGTGGCTGGGAGGAACATTGGAGACTATGAATGCTTGAACTCAGAAACATCGCGAAGGTGGTGGGGGCGGAGACGCATATCCACCCGACCAACCTCGTGCTCGAGCGTGGCTCGCTCAACGTGCTGCTCGGCCCGACACTGTCTGGCAAGACATCGCTGATGCGCCTGATGGCTGGCCTTGACAAGCCGACCGCCGGCTCCGTCTGGTTCGACGGCAAGGATGTCACCGGCGTGCGCGTGCAGGAGCGCGGCGTCGCCATGGTCTACCAGCAGTTCATCAATTACCCGGCGCTGACCGTCTACGAGAACATCGCCTCGCCGATGCGCATCAAGGGTGCGGACAAGGCGACGATCGATCGTGAAGTGCGCAAGGCGGCCGATCTGCTGAAGCTGACGCCCTATCTCGACCGCACGCCGCTCAATCTTTCCGGCGGCCAGCAGCAGCGTACGGCGCTCGCCCGCGCCATCGTCAAGAATGCCAGCCTCGTCCTGCTCGACGAGCCGCTCGCCAATCTCGACTACAAACTGCGCGAGGAGCTGCGCCTCGAACTGCCGAAGATCTTTGCCGCATCTGGCGC encodes:
- a CDS encoding DeoR/GlpR family DNA-binding transcription regulator, which produces MFLTGRQAEILDLAKVEGRVLVEDLAARFSVTPQTIRKDLNDLCDSKALTRIHGGALFPSGNENVKYEARRSIAAPEKQAIGRAAATMIPDNSSLFINIGTTTEAVGEALLDHKELMVITNNINVANRLRVYPSIEVVIAGGVVRGADGGIVGEAAVDFIRQFKVDYAVIGVSAIDEDGALLDFDYREVKVAQAIIANARHVILVSDSTKFERTAPVRIGHLSQVHTFITDTCPFEGIRDICQEHDVRLIETSSQG
- the glpD gene encoding glycerol-3-phosphate dehydrogenase, which encodes MDGNVIRDIFVIGGGINGCGIARDAAGRGYSVVLAEMKDFASGTSSASTKLIHGGLRYLEHYEFRLVREALMEREVLWAMAPNVIWPMRFVLPFQKGGPRPAWLIRLGLFLYDYIGGRKLLPATRTVDLAKDPAGGPLKKLFRKAFEYSDGWVDDARLVVLNARDAADRGADIRTGTKVVTARRENGHWNVETENVETGTRETFRARMLVNAAGPWVDKVLSSAFGRNDVHNVRLVQGSHIVVKKKFSDPRAYFFQNPDGRIIFAIPYQEEFTLIGTTDRDYQGDPRDVRISDAEIDYLCASASEYFAEPVTREDIVWTYSGVRPLFDDGASKAQEATRDYVLKIEGGDGQAPLLNIFGGKLTTYRRLAESALEKISESIGAKGDRWTAQSRLPGGDFKVDGFDAEVKALSSRFAFLAPAHARRLVRLYGTRAMAMLDGAKTIDDLGRHFGSDLYECEVRWLMKEEWARHAEDVLWRRTKRGLHLSAAEAAALEDYMVAAQAAPH
- a CDS encoding ABC transporter ATP-binding protein; this translates as MLELRNIAKVVGAETHIHPTNLVLERGSLNVLLGPTLSGKTSLMRLMAGLDKPTAGSVWFDGKDVTGVRVQERGVAMVYQQFINYPALTVYENIASPMRIKGADKATIDREVRKAADLLKLTPYLDRTPLNLSGGQQQRTALARAIVKNASLVLLDEPLANLDYKLREELRLELPKIFAASGAIFVYATTEPSEALLLGGNTATLSQGRITQFGRTIDVYRHPSDLVTARTFADPPLNTMQVLKNGGNFEVGGKPVLPVPVHLAALPDGPCTIAFHPHHLALTSRHPTSANLQVRTAISEIAGSESFIYIEFEGSRWVMLSPGIHDIEPDAIITVHVDTRHLMAFGTDGRTIAEPAAAAA